One Oncorhynchus kisutch isolate 150728-3 linkage group LG30, Okis_V2, whole genome shotgun sequence genomic window, ATCAGAAATTCAAGTCTCTCCTTTACCCCCAGGAGAAAATGTCTTATGAAAGATTACTTGACTATTAGTGACTTCTGCACAAGTGCTATCTAAGATTTACCCAATGGTCTTTGAGACTTTAAATCAACTCCCTCTTGCTCCGTGTgagaactacagttgaagtcggaagtttacatacccttaggtaggttggagtcattaaaacttgtttttcaagcactccacaaatttcttgttaacaaactatagttttggcaagtgggttaggacatctactttgtgcatgacacaagtaattttccaacaattgattacagacagattatttcacttataattcactgtatcacaattccagttggtcagaacactacatacactaaattgactgtgcctttaaacagcttggaaaattctagaaaatgatgtcatggctttagaagcttctgaatacctaattgacataatttgagtcaattggaggtgtacttgtggatgtatttcaagggctaccttcaaactcagtgcctcttggcttgacatcatgggaaaatcaaaagaaatcagtcaagacctcaaaaaaaatgtttgacctccacaagtctggttcaaccttgggagcaatttctaaatgcctgaaggtaccacgttcatctgtacaaacaatagtacgcaagtataaacaccgctcaggaaggagacgcgttctgtctcctagagatgaacgtactttggtgtgaaaagtgcaaatgaatcccagaacaacagcaaaggaccttgtgaagatgctggagggaaccggtacaaaagcatctatatccacagtaaaacgagtcctatatcgacataaccagaaaggcagctcagtaaggaagaagccactgctccagaaccgccataaaaaaaagccagactacggtttgcaactgcacaagatcgtacttttggagaaatgtcctctggtctgatgaaacaaaaatagaactgtttggccataatgaccatcgttatgtttagaggaaaaagggtgttgcttgcaggccgaagaacaccattccaaccgtgaagcacgggggtggcagcatcatgttgtgagggtgctttgctgcgagaaggactagtgcacttcacaaaatcgatggcatcatgaggaaaggaaaattatgtggatatattgaagcaacatctcaagacatcagtcaggaagtgaaagcttggtcgctaatgggtcttccaaatggacaatgaccccaagcatacttccaaagttgtggcagaatggcttaagggccacaaagtcaaggtattggagtagccatcacaaatccctgacctcaatcctatagagaatttgtgggtagaactgaaaacgcttgtgcgagcaaggaggcctacaaacctgactcagttacaccagctctgtcaggaggaatgggccaaaattcacccaacttattgtgggaagcttgtggaaggctacctgaaacatttgacccaagttaaacaatttaaaggcaatgctaccaaatactcattgagtgtatgtaaacttctgacccactggggatgtgatgaaagaaataaaagctgaaataaatcattctctctactattattctgacatttcacattcttaaaataaagtggtgagttctaactgacctaaaacagggaatttttactaggattaaatgtcaggaattgtgaacaactgagtttaaatgtatttggccaaggtgtatgtaaacttccgacttcaactgtatctctgaTCATGGCCATTGATACCTAGTCTGTGTTTGATGCTTTGCatgtctctctgcttccctccctcatccctcacaGTAAATGTGAATGTCGGCCAGGTACAGAGTAGGAGGCTACTACTCTCAATCTCCCCACTACATGCTTGGTAATCTGTGCCAAGGATGCCTTCTCTCCCCATTGGAGAATAGAGACACTGTGAGACAATGTATTCTGCAGCTTCAGATGGTCAGTACAAACACAGCCCATATGCAGCGTCTCACTCCCCTTCCCTCTGCAGATGAATTGGATTGATACATATGCTCCAGTCGGGTGCATGTTAGTATCAATGTAATAACCAATTGATGGTTTGTTTCCTAAAATTCATAAAAGTACACAAATGAAAGCAATTTGAGTGATTCAAAACATCAAATTCAATGACACTTACATACAACTAAAGCCATGAACAGTGTACACCGACACAAATGGACCCATTGGACAAAATCTATAAGCTATGTGGCagacattgtctctgattgggttaATACAAAAAACATCACATTGGCCCTGCCCACCGCTCATTATTAACTACATAGTTTGGTTGCTTCGTACTCCACAGAGTTTGATTGTCTGGCACTGAAAGCCTGTAAGGAAGCCAGTATTCTGGTCACTTCAGAGCTGGACAGTTTCAGTCTGTGACGGAGCAGACATGAGAACAGGTCCATCGGTTGAGCCCCTGGAGGAGAGAGTCGGTTGACCCTGTAGCGGATCTCCACCAGCTGCAGCAGGGCCGAGTCCTGGGATCCCTGAGTGTACGGGTAGTCCAGCTGCAAGATCAGGTCCTGGATGGTGTCCGGGTCAAAGTGCATGCTGTATCCAAACAGCTGCATGCTGTTGATCTTCATGTAGCCCATGTTCTGGGATGAAGATGCTACCACTGGTTCCACGGTGCCCTCTGGTGATTCCAGGTACACTGTACTAGCGTTCCTGTGTCCCCTAACCTCTGGCCCTGGAGCCAATCCTGGCACCGAATCCCTAATGCGGCTCCTCAGGTAGAAATGCACTGTCTCGAAAAAGCTCTTCCACCGGTTGCCCAGTGTCAAGGTCCAGTTGTAGCAGTCCAGGGGGATATCCAGCTTGGTCCGCTCCCAGTCGGGGTAGCCATGCTGGCCGATGGGCATGGTCCAGCTCTCCGAGTGGCTGCCCCCGAACGGGTTGACGAACACGGACAGCGCAGGCTCCAGCGTGCTGTTCTTGGTCAGGCACACCTGGAGCGCCACCCCCAGGAGCATGTGCACACGGTTGGACTTGTAGCGGTTGCTCTTCAAGGTCAGCAGCATCCTCTTCCGCCACGACGGGTCAAACCAGGCGTTGAGGCGAACGTCATTGCTGACGAAGATGCCGTGCAAGGTGATGCGTGGGTCCCGGTGCTGGAGCAGGTAGCACAGCTCCAGGTCCTGGAGGTCGCGGTCGCTCtccaagcccaggtaggggtccGTGGGGTCAGGCACGGCGGGTCGGCACAGCCCCTGGCCCAGGGTAAACCCCGGGTTGCAGCTGGAGCAGCGGGTGCGGTTCTCAGTGGAACAGGAGGTGCAGCGGGGGCCCTCTCCTACTGAGCAGGGGACGGGGCCCTGGCAGGGGGGGTGGAGGTAGGGGCAGGAGCAGCTGCGGGTCTCCACCGAGTACAGGCCGATGTGGTCATTCTCACTGCAGTACAGAAGGGACAGGATGTAGCTCAGCCAGTAGCGAAGGGGTCTGAGGACAGAGgatagaacatactgtagatgAGGATAACTTCTTAGTCACTTTACATTTTGATTGCTTAGTAAATTTACAATTTCTtttgttttggtcacttttgttagtccattttcttgttttctgtCCATGAGATCCAGTCAGGTCCAAAATGATTGCCGCCCTttataaagatgagcaaaaaacccagtataaaataaatatttgtatgCAAAAAGAAAAagtgaactttacccagtaccaggacagaGGCTGAAACTTGGTTACAACTGGATCTTCCAGTGAAACAATAATCCCAAACACGCATCAatatccacaaagaaatggttaattggccacaaaatcaCAATCTCAGGACTTAAAACCTGTGGTTTGACTTGAAGAGgggcagtccataagcacagacaaaggatatcaaagaactggaaagattctgtatggaggaatggtctaagatccctcccgatgtgtttagaaaaaggctcagtgacATTATCCTCACAAGGTGAGGTTTTAaaaagtattgaaaacaggggtgccaatcattttaaCCCTTATCTTTTTGCGGGCAAAaaaatattacttgttaaactaaatctttctctgagcaattgtattagtataaacattttcaaattggagcatacaatatagctcagtatttattTCATACAGTCTTATTTGCTAATCTTaatcaagggtgccaatcatttttgACCTGACTGTATGTGAAAAACATCTCCTCAGACACAGCAGGATTCATACTGCACATTAACAGCAACAATATCGTAAATTGAGAGGGATAGGCAGATCAGAAGCCCCATTTCTGCTCTCGTAGGCTCAGCTGTTGCAATGCAAGCCAAATCAGACCAAAATGAACATGCTCATCTAGTCGTGAATTCCCCCTGAGTAGGCAGGTGGGTGGCGATGGagggagccacacacacacacacacacacacacacacacacacacacacatttttgttcaatgtatgaATACGGCATATACTAACAACTCAGTACAATTACAGAGCTTTTAAAGAATAAAAGGTTTCATGGGAACACATGCAATAAAATGTACAAGTTTAATAATACTGCACCTCCATCAAATCCCCCTTTTACTACCAGCGAGGTGTGATAAAGCAGTGTAATTGGATTGAGGAAGCAGAGCTTGCCTATGGCAGGAGAACCAACGTAATTGTGCCATTTAGTTCATTTCCTATACAAAGAATGGCTATCGAAACAGAGCGGTCAGGAGCGAGGAATCCATCACAGTGAAGTTACGATAAAAGGAGAGCTGCTCTGGAAAGCTGGAGTAACTAATTACTGGTGGGCCAGGTAGCAGGGCATAGGGCTGAACCAGGAAACCACAGTAGTCACAGGGCGAAAACCATTCATCGTTTACTCAGAAACAGTATTTTTAGAGGTACAGAAGcatggtcccagatctatttTGCCAGCCCCAGTAAAGCACAAAGccgtctgggaccaggctatccaAATTCTAAATTGAATGCACTTCCGACTGTAGTTTTTGGCGGTCAATGAAAGGGATTGAAAGGGATTGCATGTAATTAGTTACTGTAGAAGAGGCGGGATCTCAAGTGTGGACATCCCACATTATCCAAAGACTGATTGTGACCTAGTATGTAGGCCTAGCACAACTCCTGAGCACCGTGGTCTTAGATACTTCGGATAAGAAAGTAGAAACGGTTCTAATTGTACTGCAATAAGCTACTGCCGGTCGTCCAACTATCCTTAATTCGGGTTTTCCCAGGTGAGACTCAATTTCTACCGTCAGCACTTCTTGTCTCCTTTCAAAACCTCTCAGCTTTTGTTTCCCCAAAAGTGCATTTCTTTCTCGTACAGTGCATAAATCAGTTGCATAAATACGAGACAAGGTATTTTAGGGGTGACCTCGGGGTTAACGAGCCCCCTAAAAATACTCTGTACCTCTCCCTCTGCAGCACTATCCTGGGCCGATGGCGGCATCTCTTGCTAAGACTGAAGAGCTTGTTAGCGGCGCGACGTGCTTTGTCAAGGAGCAGGCCACTTGTGGTCTCCAGCTGCCTATAGCGTTGGAGCAGGCCCCCATCCATCCTCCACAAGTGCTCCACGACAGATGTGTTCACGGCGTAATGGGTTGGCAGCCTTCCAACAAAACTTTGGAACTCCTCtggaataaatacaaaataagaagAGAAAAAAACATGGATAAGTAAAGTTTTATTTTCTGGCTGGGAGGAGCATGGGGTAATTGGGTAATGAGAAGAATGTGGCAAAAAATTGTCTGTTCTCACTGTCtgagaaaagaagaaaaaaacaagtaTGAATAAACAACAGGTTGTTCTTATTGTTTATGACTTGCTCGAGAACAGAACTGACATGATTTAATTGGAGCGAAAATGTATCACATTCTATTTACCACCTGTCTGTAATTTGGAGTCGTGAGGGATGGTAATCCAACCTCAGTCATTAAAGTGGTAATTTATCAGATGGTGAGTAACTTGGAGTGGGTGCAAAAATACACGTCCAGCTGTCTACGGTATCGAAGCAAGACCATTTAAATCGCCGTGTTAACCTATTATATCAAGGTTTTTGTTGAAACAGGGGTATTTCAGAGGTCTTTCAAAGGAGTGAGAAATACATACGTTTTTGTTATGTGAAGGTTTAAAACTACTATGCACCCTATTCCACGACCATATCTCAATGAAAAATTGGACAATGGTGATTTGTATTATTTCCATACATATGAAACCTTATTGAATGTGAGCCTGAAGACCTGACTCCCTACACTCAACACTACATTGATGCAAGTCATCAACAAGCTGGCTAAAGCAGAAACATACTGGCACCCAGCCTACTCAATTGTCCGCTCATCACCAAGTACATTGGACTGTTGCATATTCAACTAACTCCAGTAAACACCTGATTCCACAAACTCCTGGTTGGCCAGTGTCCAAGCCTCCCTGAGGCGCAGTAGGTTGTTCTCCAGGGCATGGAGGTCCGTCTGCGGACAGTTGCACTGTGGGAAGTCCGGGCTGCACTGGCACCAGCAGTCACTGGCCCTGCAAACAAACTGGCCCTCCGAGTTACAGCCGATGTAGCTGAGGGCTGCCTGAACGAAACGGCTCCGCAGGTAGGCTGGTAGAATTACCTGGAGTCCTGGGGAGGCAAGTGAGACGTAGGTAAGTATTTCGGGAAGTAAGAAGGCACAACAATCAGGCACTGCAGCTACATTTCTTTTGAGGATGTACCAATTACAGTcatccaggggtatgaatacgtTCCTTGTGGGTTAGCCTCGAGAGCCAATTTGATTGCAGATGGGAACTACTATCCCCTGTATTTGCTGCATTGGACCTTCTTAAGAATGCACCCCATATAGAGGCAGCTGTATTACGTTACTGTACAGTAGTCCCTTTAACTTGTTGGGAATAAATGAGTAAACCATGAAAGCCACACCTGATTCATTCATGTTCTTCCAGAGTGATACACCTGTTGACATTTTGTCTGTAGACTATGCCTGCTGACATTTTGTCTGTAGATCTAGTTTCAGAAGTACCTTGTAACTGGATCTTGTTTTCTGGACTGTGGACCAGTACTGAGCTGATAGAGTCAAGGTTGTCATAGTTACTGCATCCAAGCGGGCCCGTCCTGGTTTCAGTCACCTGGGAAGGAACGGTAACAAATGAACTGTTAATGTTGAATGTTCATTAATTTACCCATGTTTTGTTTCCTGCATCAAACATCTGAACACATTCTGTGGATCTGAATGAGTTCTGAgcaattagtgctttttgaggtcggttcggtTTCGGTTCAATGATTaaaaaataatcacggttttCAATATTGGTTTTGATTGTTTTGTTTGAATGCTAACAACAatttaataataatttaaaaaaataataataataataataaaagccctatgatggtagtggtagtattatttTCATTCCAAGGCATCATATCATCTCTATAGaactgctgtctgacaaaatcactatttttttAGTTCTTCAAAGTCAATAAGGCATATTTTTAGGACTGCTGAattactacccccccccccccccccccccccccccccccccccccctccccccaacaccTCCACCCCCTTTGCaggcaaaacattttagcaggccccctcatgACACTGAAGAGAACAAATTTACGTTTTAAATTTCAATTCCTGCAAtgctacacattttgccatgggagcAGAGAGAAGTTTTAGCAATTTTATAACtctcatttcatgcaattctaatCATTTTGGCATGGGATGGAGAGAAAAATGTGCAATTTTACTGCTAGCGATACCTCGAAGCAACAGCTGCCACTCTATATCCCCTCATGATTGTGCATTCTTCTGCCTCTTCCATAGCAGACAAAAAAGaaacacagaccggacaagtagatgcgcaatggattatggtcattgtagttaattaccgcTACCTAGTACATCGCACAGTTtcctgatttatctctagagaagcTGTGCAATATGCGCCTTGAGCTCACAGAAAACCCCCCGAAAAATAACTGACATTTCTGTTAATTGCTCAGCACTAATCTGAATGAATAGTAtactacataaccaaaagtatgtggacacctgttcgtcgaacatctcattctaaaatcattggcattaatatggagttggtcccccctttgctgctataacagccttcactcttctgggaaggctttccactagatgttgtaacattgctacggggacttgcttccattcagccacgtgAGCAGTAGTGAGGTCGGACCCTGATGTTGGCCGAtcaggcctggctcacagtcagcgttccaattcatcccaaaggtgttcaaaggggtggaggtcagggctctgtgcaggccagtcaagttcttccacaccgatctcgggcaaaccatttctgtatggaccttactttgtgcacgggggcattgtcatgctgaaacaggaaagggtcttcccgaaactgttgccacgaagttggaagcacagaatcatcgagaatgtcattgtatgctgtagagtaaAGCTTTTCCTTCACTGAAACTAGGGGgcttagcccaaaccatgaaaaacagccccagaccattactcctccaccaaactttacagttggcgctatgcattggagcaggtagctttctcctggcttccaccaaacccagattagtccgtcggactgccagatggtgaagcatgattcatcacttcagCGAACGTGCttccacttctccagagtccaatggcgtcgagcttaacaccactccagccgacacttggcattgagcatgatgatcttaggcttgtgtgtggctgctcggccttggaaacctatttcatgaagctcctgacaaacagttattgtgctgacgttgcttccataggcagtttggaactcggtagtgagtgttgcaaccgtaGACAGAcgactacgcacttcagcactcagtcccgttctgtgagcttgtgtggcctaccacttcgaggcggagctgttgttgctcctagacgtttccccttcacaataacagcacttacagttaaccggcacagctctagcaggacagaaatttgacgaactgacttgttggacatgtggcatcctatgatggtgtcaTGTTGAAAGTCAATGAACTCTTcagacaatgtttgtctatagagattgcatggcggtgtgctcgattttatacacctgtcagcaacgagtgtggctgaaatagccaaatctactaatttgaagaggtgtccacatacttttgtttatatagtgtatgtgtgttCCAGTAGTGTACTCATTAAAGGAGAACATCAACTCTTGGCCAAcccaaaatgttgattttgtggacaattaaccatttctttgtcgATTTTGTTGTGTGCTTGGAAGATCCACATGGGGCCAAGTTTCAGGCTCctagcagaggcaaccaggtttatggataaaatgtcctggtactgggtaaagttcatgatgtcGTTGACCTTAACAAAGGCCCCAGGACCAGTACAAGCAAAAccgccccataacatcaaagctccaccaccatattttacagtagggatGGGGTTCCTTTCTGCTTATACATCCTTATTTCGACGCCAAACCCACCAACGAGTGGCCAAAGAgctttattttcatgtcatccaacaaattaaacgtctggagtttgctaaacaccactggcacttggattggaactggTGCTTTGGTCAGATGGCATGAAAATGAAGTtctttggccatgcacaccagtggtgggtttgatGTCGAAATAAGGATGCATAAGCAGAACAGaataccatacctactgtaaaatatggtggtggatattTTATGTGATGTGTATATTTTGTTGTTATGGGTACACATTCTTTACAGACAGAAtcctgtccatctgtccatcccTTGAATATATCATTGGAACACGTGGGTACAGCCTGATGGAAATCACATGCAATTCTTATGACTTGAAACATGTTAATTCTCAGCAGTTTCATCTTGAGATAGACTATGCTGCAACTCGTACATACCAAATACGCACAGCGGGAGACCGACAATAAGGAAAATCAACACGCTACACTTAG contains:
- the LOC109875392 gene encoding BMP/retinoic acid-inducible neural-specific protein 3-like; translation: MSCQGIGLRQVPVLLLWEGIALGLFCCWTWAGVAAAAAGPSDGGGAGPMGWLLSDKGPFHNSLEFTESVERHQQGYTTRYKIYREFGRWKVNSLAVEWRDNSGGLAPPLDPDFMHTVRQLGRRPTLSRITEKIIKKYGTHLLLSATLGGEESLTIFVDKRKLSRDPEPWTGAEGSRHNGTGAMAGAVTLEALHQLAASYFTDRESTLRRLHHLQIASTAIRVTETRTGPLGCSNYDNLDSISSVLVHSPENKIQLQGLQVILPAYLRSRFVQAALSYIGCNSEGQFVCRASDCWCQCSPDFPQCNCPQTDLHALENNLLRLREAWTLANQEFVESEEFQSFVGRLPTHYAVNTSVVEHLWRMDGGLLQRYRQLETTSGLLLDKARRAANKLFSLSKRCRHRPRIVLQRERPLRYWLSYILSLLYCSENDHIGLYSVETRSCSCPYLHPPCQGPVPCSVGEGPRCTSCSTENRTRCSSCNPGFTLGQGLCRPAVPDPTDPYLGLESDRDLQDLELCYLLQHRDPRITLHGIFVSNDVRLNAWFDPSWRKRMLLTLKSNRYKSNRVHMLLGVALQVCLTKNSTLEPALSVFVNPFGGSHSESWTMPIGQHGYPDWERTKLDIPLDCYNWTLTLGNRWKSFFETVHFYLRSRIRDSVPGLAPGPEVRGHRNASTVYLESPEGTVEPVVASSSQNMGYMKINSMQLFGYSMHFDPDTIQDLILQLDYPYTQGSQDSALLQLVEIRYRVNRLSPPGAQPMDLFSCLLRHRLKLSSSEVTRILASLQAFSARQSNSVEYEATKLCS